The genomic interval TTCGGCCTTGAATTATTCTTTTTTTTATAGAATTGGATTTACTTTTATTTTCTTTTTGAACTTGATCTTCAATTATTTCAGTTTCTTCATTCATTAATGAATTGGGAATCTCTTTTTCATTAATAGCTACAGGATTCATAGCGGCTATATGCATTGCTATATCCTTAGCTACAGATATGTTATTTATTTTATCGGAAAAGCCAACTAATGTTGCGATTTTGTTTGTATTGTGAGTATAATTCATTATAAATGGAGAATCTACTTTTTCAAAAATTTTTAATTCTAATTTTTCTCCTACAACACCCATCTTATTTACAATCATTTCCTGTATGCTTCCATATTCATTATATGAACTACACAAAAAATCTATTTTATTATTGAATAATAATGATTGTTTTGAAAGTTCGGATAAAAACTCCAAAAATTCCGAGTTCTTGGATAAAAAATCAGTTTCACAGCTAATTCCTATAATTGTTCCGATACAATAATTAAAATTAACGGAAGCAATAACAGCGCCATCTTTCATTTGATATAAAGAACGATTAATTGCTACTTTTTCTCCTTTTTTTCTTAAAAAACGAATAGCTTTATCAATATTTCCATTAGAATGAACTAACGCATTTTTACAATCCATAATTCCAATTCTTGTTATTTTTCTAAGTTCATTAATTTTTTGTACAGAAATTTTCATAATTTTTTGTTTACAAAATTTTTATCTTCACGTTCATTTCTATTGATCGAAACTCCATCTCGAATTGCTTCTGATACAAATTTCAAAATAATATCTATGGATTTAGAAGAGTCGTCATTAGAAGGAATAGGGTATTGAATTTCATTAGGATCTGTGTTAGTATCTACCATAGCAAAAACAGGTATTTTTAATTTATTTGCCTCAGTTAAAGCTATTTTTTCTTTATTTGGATCTACCAAAAAAATACCTCCTGGTACATGATTCATATTTGAAATACTTCCTAAATTTTTATATAATTTTGCGTATAATCTATCAATTAACAATCTTTCTTTTTTAGATAAAGTGTCAAAAGTCCCATTTTTTTTCATTTTTTCTATATTGTTCATTTTTTTCACAGACTTACGAATTGTTGTGAAATTTGTGAGCAATCCCCCCAACCATCTTTCCGTTATGCAGGGCATATTTATGTTTTTTGCATAATAAAAAACTTTTTCTCTAGCTTGAGCTTTGGTTCCTACCAGTAATATTTTTTTTCCATTTTTTGTTATTCTTTTTAAACCATCACAAGCTTCCTCTAATTTTGAAATTGTTTTTGATAAATCTATGATATGAATTCCTCCTTTTTTCATAAAAATGAAAGGACGCATATTAGGATTCCATTTTCGTGCAATATGTCCAAAATGAACACCAGCTTTCAATAAATCCTGAGTATTGATTTTCATTATATTTTTATAATTTAATTTTTTTCTAACGTTTCGAAAATTGGTACTTTTTTCTAGCTTTTTTTTGCCCAAATTTTTTCCTTTCTACTTCTCTAGAATCACGAGTTAATAGGCCTTCATATTTTAGTTTACTTCTATTTTTTATATCGAACTGACAAAGCGCGCGAGATATTGCGAGACGAATTGCTTCTGCTTGTCCATTAAACCCCCCTCCAAAAACTTTAATATTTATATCAAACTGACTCAGTTTTTTGATTATTTCAATAGGATACAGTATTTTTTGATGAAGATATTTTGGAAAATATTGATTTAATTTCTTAGAATTTACAGTTATTAATCCGTTTCCTATTTTTAAATAGATACGTGCAAGGGATCTTTTTCTTCTTCCTATAGTATGTATCATAATTATTTTTATTTCAATAAGACAGGTTTTTGCGCTTTATGTTTATGTTCAGATTTTGGATAAACATATAAATTTTTTAGAATCAATCGTCCTAAACGACTTTTAGGTAACATTCCTTTGACTGATTTATATATTATATTCCTTGAATCTTTATTCAATAAATCTTTAATGTAAATTATTTTTCTTCCACCAGGGTAACCGCTATGATGAATATATTTTTTATCTTTCCATTTTTTTCCAGTAAGTTTAATTTTATTAGAATTGATTACGATAACATAATCTCCACAATTTATATGTGGCGAAAAAAAAGGTTTATGTTTCCCCATTATAATACAAGCAATTTTTGTAGATAATCTTCCTAAAATTTGATTAGTAGCATCTATTATGATCCAAGATTTTAATTTTATTACAGAACTTTTTTTAGCTGAAATTGTCTTAAAACTTAAAAAATCCATATTCTTTTATTTTATTTCATTAATATAAGAAATTTTAAAAATTTTTAATGTTAACGAATGACTTTTTGTCATAAAAACTTTTTGCATAAAAGTTTTTTATTGTCAGACCGCATACTCCCTTTATTTATTAAGGTTTTATTTTCGTTGAGTTCATTGTGGCATAATGATTGGAGTGCTATTGAATGAAATTAACATATGAAAAAACGTAATAAAAATGAGTAAAATTATAGGCATAGATTTAGGTACAACAAATTCTTGTGTTTCCGTTATGGAAATCAACGATCCTGTTGTTATCCCTAATTCAGAAGGAAAAAGAACTACTCCATCTATAGTTGCTTTTGTAGAAGGAGGAGAAAGAAAAATAGGAGATCCGGCTAAAAGACAAGCAGTAACTAATCCACAAAAAACCATTTTTTCAATCAAAAGATTTATGGGGAGAATGTACTCAGAAGTCACAGAGGAATTGAAACATATACCTTATAAAATTATAAAAGGAGGAAACAATACTCCTCGTGTTGATATAGAAAAAAGATTGTACGCTCCACAGGAAATATCTGCGATGATTTTACAAAAAATGAAAAAAACAGCTGAAGATTATCTAGGAGAAGAAGTTAACAGAGCCGTAATTACAGTCCCCGCTTATTTTAACGATGCTCAAAGACAAGCAACTAAAGAAGCTGGAGAAATTGCAGGATTAAAAGTAGAAAGAATTATAAATGAGCCGACTGCAGCGGCTTTAGCTTATGGATTAGATAAAAGTAATCAAAATAAAAAAATTGTGGTATACGATTTAGGAGGAGGGACTTTTGATGTTTCTATCCTAGAATTAGGAGATGGAGTTTTTGAAGTTTTATCTACTAATGGTGATACTCATTTAGGAGGGGATGATTTTGATCAAGTTATTATTAATTATTTAGCAAATGAATTTAAATCAAAAGAAGGATTAGATCTTAGAAAGGATCCTATGGCTTTACAGCGTTTGAAAGAAGCATCTGAAAAAGCTAAAATAGAGCTATCTTCTTCAAATCAAACCGAAATAAATCTTCCTTATATCACAGCAACGGAATCAGGTCCTAAACATTTAGTTTTAACTCTAATTCGTTCAAAATTTGAACAATTATCAGAAAAATTAATACAACGTTCTATTAATCCTTGTTCTAAAGCATTAAAAGATGCAAATTTAACTACTCAAAACATAGATGAAGTAATTTTAGTTGGAGGATCTACTCGTATACCAAAAGTACAAGAAGAAGTAGAGAAATTTTTTGGAAAAAAACCTTCTAAAGGGGTTAATCCAGATGAGGTCGTAGCTATTGGAGCGGCTATACAAGGAGGAGTATTAACAGGAGATGTCCAAAATGTGTTATTACTAGATGTGACTCCTTTATCTTTAGGAATTGAGACATTAGGAGGTGTCTTTACTAAACTTATTGAATCTAATACCACAATCCCTACTAAAAAATCAGAAATTTTTTCTACCGCATCTGATAACCAATCGGCAGTAACTATACGCGTAGGACAAGGCGAAAGATCTATGTTCAATGATAATAAAGAAATAGGTCGTTTTGACTTAGTAGATATACCTCCTGCACCTAGGGGGACTCCTCAAATTGAAGTAACTTTTGATATAGATGCTAATGGAATTCTTAATGTTTCTGCAAAAAATAAAGGAACAGGAAAAGAA from Blattabacterium cuenoti carries:
- the tsf gene encoding translation elongation factor Ts, coding for MKISVQKINELRKITRIGIMDCKNALVHSNGNIDKAIRFLRKKGEKVAINRSLYQMKDGAVIASVNFNYCIGTIIGISCETDFLSKNSEFLEFLSELSKQSLLFNNKIDFLCSSYNEYGSIQEMIVNKMGVVGEKLELKIFEKVDSPFIMNYTHNTNKIATLVGFSDKINNISVAKDIAMHIAAMNPVAINEKEIPNSLMNEETEIIEDQVQKENKSKSNSIKKRIIQGRINKFILENTLLNQKFIKDSKITVQEYLNKYDKNLKINIFKRVSI
- the rpsB gene encoding 30S ribosomal protein S2 encodes the protein MKINTQDLLKAGVHFGHIARKWNPNMRPFIFMKKGGIHIIDLSKTISKLEEACDGLKRITKNGKKILLVGTKAQAREKVFYYAKNINMPCITERWLGGLLTNFTTIRKSVKKMNNIEKMKKNGTFDTLSKKERLLIDRLYAKLYKNLGSISNMNHVPGGIFLVDPNKEKIALTEANKLKIPVFAMVDTNTDPNEIQYPIPSNDDSSKSIDIILKFVSEAIRDGVSINRNEREDKNFVNKKL
- the rpsI gene encoding 30S ribosomal protein S9, which translates into the protein MIHTIGRRKRSLARIYLKIGNGLITVNSKKLNQYFPKYLHQKILYPIEIIKKLSQFDINIKVFGGGFNGQAEAIRLAISRALCQFDIKNRSKLKYEGLLTRDSREVERKKFGQKKARKKYQFSKR
- the rplM gene encoding 50S ribosomal protein L13 translates to MDFLSFKTISAKKSSVIKLKSWIIIDATNQILGRLSTKIACIIMGKHKPFFSPHINCGDYVIVINSNKIKLTGKKWKDKKYIHHSGYPGGRKIIYIKDLLNKDSRNIIYKSVKGMLPKSRLGRLILKNLYVYPKSEHKHKAQKPVLLK
- the dnaK gene encoding molecular chaperone DnaK; this translates as MSKIIGIDLGTTNSCVSVMEINDPVVIPNSEGKRTTPSIVAFVEGGERKIGDPAKRQAVTNPQKTIFSIKRFMGRMYSEVTEELKHIPYKIIKGGNNTPRVDIEKRLYAPQEISAMILQKMKKTAEDYLGEEVNRAVITVPAYFNDAQRQATKEAGEIAGLKVERIINEPTAAALAYGLDKSNQNKKIVVYDLGGGTFDVSILELGDGVFEVLSTNGDTHLGGDDFDQVIINYLANEFKSKEGLDLRKDPMALQRLKEASEKAKIELSSSNQTEINLPYITATESGPKHLVLTLIRSKFEQLSEKLIQRSINPCSKALKDANLTTQNIDEVILVGGSTRIPKVQEEVEKFFGKKPSKGVNPDEVVAIGAAIQGGVLTGDVQNVLLLDVTPLSLGIETLGGVFTKLIESNTTIPTKKSEIFSTASDNQSAVTIRVGQGERSMFNDNKEIGRFDLVDIPPAPRGTPQIEVTFDIDANGILNVSAKNKGTGKEQSIRIETSSGLNQEEIEKMKQEAKKNAQKDDKIKKEIEKLNAADNQIFQSEKQLKDYGNKLSENNKKNIEDSLEKLKNAHSKKDFISIENYMKKLNEAWTNASQEIYSTGNTNKNNQSNKKENEEKSSKGNENVQDVDYEEVK